From one Paracoccus pantotrophus genomic stretch:
- a CDS encoding MBL fold metallo-hydrolase — protein MAPAPEVTGFYEARTGSVQYVVADPATGQCAVIDPVLDYDEKSGATATIEADRILAFIAEKGYALEWILDTHPHADHFSAADYLRRRTGAPTAIGEKVVEVQKLWKEFYNWPDFPADGSQWDKLFAEGETFRLGSIPARVLFSPGHTLASISYVIGDAAFVHDTLFMPDSGTARADFPGGDAHALWRSIQAILALPDATRVFTGHDYCQGGRAPAWESTVAEQKARNSHMARYRTEAAFVAARQARDRTLPMPKLILHALQVNTNAGRLPAPEANGRRYLKIPLDLLQAPWD, from the coding sequence CTGGCACCCGCGCCCGAAGTGACCGGCTTCTACGAGGCGCGCACCGGCTCGGTGCAATATGTGGTGGCCGATCCGGCGACCGGCCAATGCGCGGTCATCGACCCGGTGCTGGACTATGACGAGAAATCCGGCGCCACCGCCACCATCGAGGCCGACCGCATCCTCGCCTTCATCGCCGAGAAGGGCTACGCGCTGGAATGGATCCTCGACACCCATCCCCATGCCGACCATTTCTCGGCCGCCGATTATCTCAGGCGCAGGACCGGCGCCCCCACCGCCATCGGCGAGAAGGTGGTCGAGGTGCAGAAACTGTGGAAGGAATTCTACAACTGGCCGGACTTTCCCGCCGACGGCTCGCAATGGGACAAGCTTTTCGCCGAGGGCGAGACCTTCCGCCTCGGCTCGATCCCGGCGCGGGTGCTGTTCTCGCCCGGCCATACCCTGGCCTCGATCTCCTATGTGATCGGCGACGCGGCCTTCGTGCATGACACGCTGTTCATGCCCGACAGCGGCACGGCGCGGGCGGATTTCCCCGGCGGCGACGCGCATGCGCTGTGGCGCTCGATCCAGGCGATCCTGGCCTTGCCGGACGCGACGCGGGTCTTCACCGGCCACGACTATTGCCAGGGCGGGCGGGCGCCGGCCTGGGAATCGACCGTGGCCGAGCAGAAGGCCAGGAACAGCCACATGGCGCGATACCGCACCGAGGCCGCGTTCGTGGCGGCGCGGCAGGCGCGCGACCGCACCCTGCCGATGCCCAAGCTGATCCTGCATGCGCTGCAGGTCAACACCAATGCCGGCCGGCTGCCCGCGCCGGAGGCGAACGGCCGGCGCTACCTGAAGATCCCGCTGGACCTGCTGCAGGCGCCCTGGGACTGA
- a CDS encoding YgaP-like transmembrane domain: protein MRINIGTAERALRLVLGIGLVLLALLAGLSPAWSGAAALAGLVLLATAALRFCPVWALPGITRGLEGGGREAGDRGNGDRQDGDHQDGGGA, encoded by the coding sequence ATGCGGATCAATATCGGAACCGCCGAGCGGGCGCTGCGGCTGGTGCTGGGCATCGGGCTGGTGCTCTTGGCCTTGCTGGCCGGGCTGTCGCCGGCATGGAGCGGGGCGGCGGCGCTGGCCGGGCTGGTGCTGCTGGCGACCGCGGCGCTGCGCTTCTGCCCGGTCTGGGCGCTGCCGGGCATCACCCGCGGCCTGGAAGGCGGGGGGCGCGAAGCTGGGGATCGCGGGAACGGGGATCGCCAGGACGGGGATCATCAAGACGGAGGCGGGGCATGA
- a CDS encoding YeeE/YedE family protein: MTAFTTEFTPVQSLLGGGLVGLAAVLLMALHGRIAGMTGILAGAFAPGGGWRLAFLAGAVAAPLLLVRLGGVAVDFSSPVPLGWTALSGLMVGIGVSYGGGCTSGHGVCGLARLSARSLVATLSFMLATGATVYATRHLAGGF, translated from the coding sequence ATGACCGCGTTCACCACCGAGTTCACCCCTGTGCAATCGCTGCTGGGCGGCGGGCTGGTCGGGCTGGCGGCGGTGCTGCTGATGGCGCTGCACGGCCGCATCGCCGGCATGACCGGGATCCTGGCCGGGGCCTTCGCGCCGGGCGGCGGCTGGCGGCTGGCCTTCCTGGCCGGCGCGGTGGCGGCGCCCTTGCTGCTGGTGCGGCTGGGCGGGGTCGCGGTGGATTTCTCCAGCCCGGTGCCGCTGGGCTGGACGGCGCTCAGCGGGCTCATGGTCGGGATCGGGGTCAGCTATGGCGGCGGCTGCACCTCGGGCCACGGGGTCTGCGGGCTGGCGCGGCTGTCGGCGCGCTCGCTGGTGGCGACGCTGAGCTTCATGCTGGCGACCGGGGCCACGGTCTATGCCACGCGCCATCTTGCGGGAGGGTTCTGA
- a CDS encoding DUF6691 family protein, with translation MVLLSALLIGLVFGAGIAVSGMANPAKVLNFFDIAGAWDPSLAFVMGGALAVALPGYRLVLRRPAPVLALRFHLPERRAIDPALVGGSALFGLGWGLSGFCPGGAIPAIGLIRPEPVLFSATMAAGIAIVKTGQRWVAARSAADRQGA, from the coding sequence ATGGTCTTGCTGTCGGCCTTGCTGATCGGGCTGGTCTTTGGCGCGGGGATTGCGGTCTCGGGCATGGCCAACCCTGCGAAGGTTCTGAATTTCTTCGACATTGCCGGGGCCTGGGATCCGTCCCTGGCCTTCGTGATGGGCGGCGCGCTGGCGGTGGCCCTGCCGGGCTACCGGCTGGTGCTGCGCCGGCCGGCGCCGGTGCTGGCGCTGCGCTTCCACCTGCCCGAGCGGCGCGCCATCGACCCGGCCCTGGTCGGCGGATCGGCGCTGTTCGGCCTGGGCTGGGGGCTCTCGGGATTCTGCCCCGGCGGCGCCATCCCCGCCATCGGCCTCATCCGCCCAGAACCCGTCCTCTTCTCCGCAACAATGGCCGCTGGAATCGCAATCGTCAAAACAGGGCAGCGATGGGTCGCGGCCCGTTCTGCCGCCGATCGGCAGGGGGCATGA
- a CDS encoding TIGR01244 family sulfur transferase, protein MWPFRRRGKPRIRKIDDRFSATGQLCPEDLPAVAGAGFRVLVCVRPDGEERGQPDFATIAAAAARLGLTARHIPVSGQPSAGQIAAFRCILAEAGGPVLGWCRSGMRVRAFYALCRQQPAAGRA, encoded by the coding sequence ATGTGGCCCTTTCGACGGCGCGGCAAGCCGCGGATTCGCAAGATCGACGACCGGTTCTCGGCCACCGGCCAGCTTTGCCCCGAAGACCTGCCGGCGGTCGCGGGGGCGGGGTTCCGGGTGCTGGTCTGCGTTCGCCCCGATGGCGAGGAGCGTGGCCAGCCCGATTTCGCCACCATCGCTGCCGCGGCCGCGCGCCTTGGCCTGACCGCGCGCCATATTCCGGTTTCCGGCCAGCCTTCGGCCGGCCAGATCGCGGCGTTCCGTTGCATCCTGGCCGAGGCCGGGGGGCCGGTGCTGGGCTGGTGCCGTTCGGGCATGCGGGTGCGGGCATTCTATGCCCTGTGCCGGCAGCAGCCGGCCGCCGGCAGGGCATGA
- a CDS encoding ArsR/SmtB family transcription factor yields MSVDVSIDPESMRAAADEASDLLKSLGNRHRLLILCQLVEGEKSVGQLAEFLGIRDSTVSQHLALLRRDKIILGRREGQTIWYRIESQPARKVMEVLYDIFCGTQD; encoded by the coding sequence ATGAGCGTCGATGTCAGCATAGATCCCGAAAGCATGCGCGCAGCCGCCGACGAGGCCAGCGACCTTCTGAAATCGCTTGGCAACCGTCATCGGCTGCTGATCCTGTGCCAGCTGGTAGAGGGCGAGAAATCCGTGGGCCAGCTTGCGGAATTCCTGGGCATCCGCGATTCCACCGTGTCGCAGCATCTGGCGCTTCTGCGCCGGGACAAGATCATCCTCGGCCGGCGCGAAGGGCAGACGATCTGGTATCGGATCGAAAGCCAGCCTGCCCGCAAGGTCATGGAAGTGCTCTACGACATCTTCTGCGGCACCCAGGACTGA
- a CDS encoding c-type cytochrome gives MHKILLAAAALSVPALAQAAEPGDIAAARIGYFSLVNLEMGGLAAMAQGKAPYDAERARALAGDLKLLSEYLHDDLLMPGTSNAELAGKTRALPAIWEQTEDYRAKGMAFREAVAALQGVAGEGQEALAPAVGKVGATCKACHDSYRAKDF, from the coding sequence ATGCACAAGATCCTTCTGGCCGCCGCCGCCCTGTCCGTTCCCGCCCTGGCCCAGGCTGCCGAGCCCGGCGATATTGCCGCCGCGCGCATCGGCTATTTCAGCCTGGTCAACCTGGAGATGGGCGGGCTGGCGGCCATGGCGCAGGGCAAGGCGCCCTATGACGCCGAACGGGCACGGGCGCTGGCCGGCGATCTCAAGCTGCTGTCGGAATACCTGCATGACGACCTGCTGATGCCGGGAACCTCGAATGCCGAGCTGGCCGGCAAGACCCGCGCCCTGCCGGCGATCTGGGAACAGACCGAGGATTACCGTGCCAAGGGCATGGCCTTCCGCGAGGCGGTCGCCGCGCTGCAGGGCGTCGCCGGCGAGGGGCAGGAGGCGCTTGCCCCCGCCGTCGGCAAGGTCGGTGCGACCTGCAAGGCCTGCCATGACAGCTATCGCGCCAAGGATTTCTAG
- a CDS encoding YgaP family membrane protein, with product MTLDRIILAFAGFMVLLSVVLTVWVSPLFVWLTVFVGANLLQSAFTGFCPAAMIFRKLGIKPGCAF from the coding sequence ATGACACTTGACCGCATCATTCTTGCCTTTGCAGGGTTCATGGTCCTGCTTTCCGTCGTGTTGACCGTCTGGGTGTCGCCCCTGTTCGTCTGGCTGACGGTCTTTGTCGGCGCGAACCTGCTGCAATCCGCCTTTACCGGCTTCTGCCCGGCGGCCATGATCTTCCGCAAGCTCGGCATCAAACCCGGCTGCGCCTTCTGA
- a CDS encoding efflux RND transporter periplasmic adaptor subunit, whose product MRLLLLVALVATGPARAEPLILDWSAVPEMKAVYGTVEARDTIPARARIGGTVVELLVSEGDHVEAGATLATVRDDKIAFQIAAFGSRIAALRAQLAESESDLARGQSLVQRGAASQQRVEQLQTAVDVIRGQIAAAEAERAVVEQQQAEGAVLAPVSGLVLGVPAVRGSVVMPGEVVASLGGGGFFLRLSVPERHAAYLAEGAEIQIAAGGRAATGRLAKIYPLIQGGRVQADVEVDRLPDAFVGARVAVELPVGQRRALLVPAAAVTTRAGVDFVSVAGVSGEVRRAVLTGETLVRDGVEMVEILTGLVPGETVIVP is encoded by the coding sequence ATGCGATTGCTGCTGCTTGTCGCGCTTGTCGCCACCGGGCCGGCGCGGGCCGAGCCGCTGATCCTGGACTGGAGCGCGGTGCCCGAGATGAAGGCCGTCTACGGCACGGTCGAGGCCCGCGACACCATCCCGGCGCGGGCGCGCATCGGCGGCACGGTCGTGGAGCTGCTGGTCAGCGAGGGGGATCACGTCGAGGCCGGGGCCACGCTTGCCACCGTCCGCGACGACAAGATCGCCTTCCAGATCGCGGCCTTCGGCTCGCGGATCGCGGCCTTGCGGGCGCAGCTGGCCGAATCGGAATCCGATCTTGCACGCGGGCAGTCGCTGGTGCAGCGCGGCGCGGCCTCGCAGCAGCGGGTCGAGCAGTTGCAGACCGCCGTCGATGTGATCCGCGGCCAGATCGCCGCGGCCGAGGCCGAGCGCGCGGTGGTCGAGCAGCAGCAGGCCGAGGGCGCGGTGCTGGCGCCGGTCTCGGGCCTGGTGCTGGGCGTGCCGGCGGTGCGCGGCTCGGTGGTGATGCCGGGCGAGGTGGTGGCGAGCCTGGGCGGCGGCGGCTTTTTCCTGCGCCTGTCGGTGCCCGAGCGCCATGCCGCCTACCTTGCCGAAGGGGCCGAGATCCAGATCGCCGCGGGCGGCAGGGCCGCCACGGGCCGGCTGGCCAAGATCTATCCGCTGATCCAGGGCGGCCGGGTGCAGGCCGATGTCGAGGTCGACCGTCTGCCCGACGCCTTTGTCGGCGCGCGCGTCGCCGTGGAGCTGCCGGTGGGCCAGCGCCGGGCGCTGCTGGTGCCGGCCGCGGCGGTGACGACCCGCGCCGGCGTCGATTTCGTTAGCGTGGCCGGTGTCTCGGGCGAGGTGCGGCGGGCGGTGCTGACCGGCGAAACCCTGGTCCGGGACGGCGTGGAGATGGTCGAGATCCTGACCGGCCTTGTGCCGGGGGAAACGGTGATCGTTCCATGA
- a CDS encoding efflux RND transporter permease subunit has product MNTPGDPPRSPGLAGWLTRGFITSPLTPLFLIAALAFGLIALISLPREEEPQISVPMVDIRVQAPGLRAEDAVKLVTEPLETIVKGIDGVEHIYSQTQDDGVLVTARFLVGTSSDAAVLRVHDKLRANMDRIPQGIPEPQVVGRGIDDVAIVALTLSARPDAAERVTAAELTRIARELRTELAKIDDVGLTYLIGETEEAIRVAPDPARLALYGITLQQLAGKVQGANRALPAGMVREDGRQVMLVAGETLRSPDEIGNLVLTARDGRPVYVRDVADLGFVGDTAEALVATLTRDSGRRPAVTLALAKRAGANAVTVAEAILHRAEALQGTLIPDDMQVEITRDYGETANEKANELLYHLGLATLSIIALVWLAIGRREALVVAVVIPVTILLTLFASWIMGYTLNRVSLFALIFSIGILVDDAIVVIENIARHWGMGGTDRRETAIEAVIEVGNPTIVATLTVVVALLPMLFVSGMMGPYMSPIPSNASVAMIFSFFVAVTVTPWLMLKVAGRAPLHHEAEGQGGRLGRTYAAIARPVLASKGRAWLFLGGVIVLTFGSLALFYTRDVTVKLLPFDNKSELSVTIDLPEGAAVETTDAVAQAVAGVAMELPEVVSVQTHAAAAAPFNFNGLVRHSFYRTQPHQGEVAVNLSAKHDRDRSSHQIALDLRARIQALPLPEGTVLKVVEPPPGPPVMATLLAEIYGPDPETRRAVGEKVEAAFRSVPFIVDVDNSWGDAAPRLRVLISPDDLDFYGVAESDVFDSIAILNGSTTVGYSHRGEGRAPIPIRVERPRDQRVPGEDFLTTPIPADLLPGNRGVVELGDVVRIEDEDASHILFRHNGRPAEMVTAELAGDFEAPLYGMMAVRDALEAQDWAGLPKPEIRLRGQPEDDSASTLLWDGEWEVTWVTFRDMGGAFAVALLGIYILVVAQFGSFRLPLVILTPVPLTFIGILGGHWLFGAPFSAPSMIGFIALAGIIVRNSILLVDFIRHDSTGRPLTEVLIDAGAVRFRPILLTALAAMIGAAVILTDPIFQGLAISLFFGLISSTLLTVLVIPAVYRVFRT; this is encoded by the coding sequence ATGAACACCCCCGGCGATCCCCCCCGCAGCCCCGGCCTGGCCGGCTGGCTGACGCGTGGCTTCATCACCTCGCCCTTGACGCCGCTGTTCCTGATCGCGGCTCTGGCCTTCGGGCTGATCGCGCTGATCAGCCTGCCGCGCGAGGAAGAGCCGCAGATCTCGGTCCCCATGGTGGACATCCGCGTCCAGGCCCCCGGCCTCAGGGCCGAGGATGCGGTCAAGCTGGTGACCGAGCCGCTGGAGACCATCGTCAAGGGCATCGACGGGGTCGAGCATATCTATTCCCAGACCCAGGACGATGGCGTGCTGGTGACGGCGCGCTTCCTGGTCGGCACCTCCTCGGATGCGGCGGTGCTGCGCGTGCATGACAAGCTGCGCGCCAATATGGACCGCATCCCCCAGGGCATCCCCGAGCCGCAGGTGGTGGGCCGAGGCATCGACGACGTGGCCATCGTGGCGCTGACGCTTTCGGCCCGACCCGATGCGGCGGAACGGGTGACGGCGGCCGAACTGACCCGCATCGCCCGCGAATTGCGCACCGAACTGGCCAAGATCGACGATGTCGGCCTGACCTATCTGATCGGCGAAACCGAGGAGGCGATCCGCGTCGCCCCCGATCCCGCCCGGCTGGCGCTTTACGGCATCACGCTGCAACAGCTGGCCGGCAAGGTCCAGGGCGCCAACCGCGCCCTGCCGGCGGGGATGGTCCGCGAGGACGGCCGGCAGGTGATGCTGGTCGCGGGCGAGACCCTACGCAGCCCCGATGAGATCGGCAACCTGGTGCTGACCGCCCGCGACGGCCGCCCGGTCTATGTCCGCGACGTGGCCGATCTGGGCTTCGTCGGCGACACGGCCGAGGCGCTGGTCGCCACCCTTACCCGCGATTCCGGCCGGCGTCCGGCGGTGACGCTGGCGCTGGCCAAGCGCGCCGGCGCCAATGCCGTCACCGTGGCCGAGGCGATCCTGCACCGCGCCGAGGCGCTGCAAGGCACGCTGATCCCCGACGACATGCAGGTCGAGATCACCCGCGACTATGGCGAGACGGCCAACGAAAAGGCCAACGAGCTGCTTTACCACCTGGGCCTGGCGACGCTGTCGATCATCGCGCTGGTCTGGCTGGCCATCGGCCGGCGCGAGGCGCTGGTGGTGGCGGTGGTGATCCCGGTGACGATCCTGCTGACGCTGTTCGCGTCCTGGATCATGGGCTATACGCTGAACCGGGTCAGCCTGTTCGCGCTGATCTTCTCGATCGGCATCCTGGTCGACGACGCCATCGTGGTGATCGAGAACATCGCGCGGCATTGGGGCATGGGCGGCACCGACCGCCGCGAAACCGCCATCGAGGCGGTGATCGAGGTCGGCAACCCCACCATTGTCGCCACGCTGACCGTGGTGGTGGCGCTGCTGCCGATGCTGTTCGTTTCGGGGATGATGGGGCCTTACATGAGCCCGATCCCCTCGAACGCCTCGGTGGCGATGATCTTTTCCTTCTTCGTCGCGGTGACGGTCACGCCCTGGCTGATGCTGAAGGTCGCCGGCCGCGCGCCGCTGCATCACGAGGCCGAGGGGCAGGGCGGCCGGCTGGGCCGGACCTATGCCGCCATCGCCCGGCCGGTGCTGGCCAGCAAGGGCCGGGCCTGGCTGTTCCTGGGCGGGGTGATCGTGCTGACCTTCGGCTCGCTCGCGCTGTTCTATACCCGCGACGTGACGGTGAAGCTGCTGCCCTTCGACAACAAGTCGGAACTGTCCGTGACCATCGACCTGCCCGAGGGCGCGGCGGTCGAGACCACGGATGCCGTGGCCCAGGCCGTGGCCGGGGTGGCGATGGAACTGCCCGAAGTGGTCTCGGTCCAGACCCATGCCGCCGCCGCGGCGCCGTTCAATTTCAACGGCTTGGTGCGGCATTCCTTCTATCGCACCCAGCCGCACCAGGGCGAGGTGGCGGTCAACCTGTCCGCCAAGCACGACCGCGACCGTTCGAGCCACCAGATCGCGCTGGACCTGCGCGCGCGCATCCAGGCGCTGCCGCTGCCCGAGGGCACGGTGCTGAAGGTGGTGGAACCCCCGCCCGGCCCGCCGGTGATGGCGACGCTGCTGGCCGAGATCTATGGTCCCGACCCGGAAACCCGCCGCGCGGTGGGCGAAAAGGTCGAGGCGGCCTTCCGTTCGGTCCCCTTCATCGTCGACGTGGACAATTCCTGGGGTGATGCCGCGCCGCGGCTGCGGGTGCTGATCTCGCCCGACGACCTGGATTTCTACGGCGTGGCGGAATCGGATGTCTTCGACAGCATCGCCATCCTGAACGGCTCGACCACGGTTGGCTATTCGCATCGGGGCGAGGGGCGGGCGCCGATCCCGATCCGGGTCGAACGGCCCCGCGACCAGCGCGTGCCGGGCGAGGATTTCCTGACCACGCCGATCCCGGCCGATCTGCTGCCCGGCAATCGCGGCGTGGTCGAACTGGGCGACGTGGTGCGGATCGAGGATGAGGACGCCTCGCATATCCTGTTCCGCCACAACGGCCGGCCAGCCGAGATGGTGACTGCGGAACTCGCCGGCGACTTCGAGGCGCCGCTTTACGGCATGATGGCGGTCAGGGATGCGCTGGAGGCGCAGGACTGGGCCGGCCTGCCCAAGCCCGAGATCCGGCTGCGCGGCCAGCCCGAGGATGACAGCGCCAGCACCTTGCTGTGGGACGGCGAATGGGAAGTGACCTGGGTCACGTTCCGCGACATGGGCGGGGCCTTCGCGGTGGCGCTGCTGGGCATCTATATCCTGGTGGTGGCGCAGTTCGGCAGCTTCCGGCTGCCGCTGGTGATCCTGACGCCGGTGCCCCTGACCTTCATCGGAATCCTGGGCGGGCATTGGCTGTTCGGCGCGCCCTTCTCGGCGCCCTCGATGATCGGCTTCATCGCGCTGGCCGGGATCATTGTGCGCAATTCGATCCTGCTGGTGGATTTCATCCGCCACGACAGCACCGGCCGGCCGCTGACCGAGGTGCTGATCGATGCGGGCGCCGTGCGCTTCCGGCCGATCCTGCTGACGGCGCTGGCGGCGATGATCGGGGCGGCGGTGATCCTGACCGATCCGATTTTTCAGGGGCTGGCGATCTCGCTGTTCTTCGGGCTGATCTCCTCGACCCTGCTGACGGTTCTGGTCATCCCGGCGGTCTATCGGGTGTTCCGCACCTGA
- a CDS encoding AraC family transcriptional regulator — MQANRYHHLGWHHGIELFEAAFSHQTFGRHAHEGFAIGAIAEGAGGYVCRGETMVLPAGTLSLMNPEEPHTGHAAADRVRYTMLYASEAAVRAVLGLRHLRGFATIAPRDRGSRLGRALAHLAHCLNAPPGPDWRLAAEEAAHRALALAFGQYGRAELRPAGDEPAAIRAVRARIAAGVAAGEALTLAELAAGVGLNPSYLIRSMRRATGLTPHAHVLQARIGHARRLLLEGVPAAEAAVAAGFCDQAHLIRQFRRHLGVTPGALLRH; from the coding sequence ATGCAAGCAAACCGTTATCACCACCTTGGCTGGCATCACGGCATCGAACTGTTCGAGGCCGCCTTCAGCCACCAGACCTTCGGCCGCCATGCGCATGAGGGCTTTGCCATCGGCGCCATCGCCGAAGGCGCGGGCGGCTATGTCTGCCGGGGCGAGACCATGGTGCTGCCGGCCGGCACCCTGTCGCTGATGAACCCCGAGGAACCGCATACCGGGCATGCCGCCGCCGACCGGGTGCGCTATACCATGCTTTACGCCTCCGAGGCGGCGGTCCGCGCCGTGCTGGGCCTGCGGCATTTGCGCGGCTTTGCCACCATTGCCCCGCGCGACCGCGGGTCGCGGCTGGGCCGGGCCCTGGCGCATCTGGCCCATTGCCTGAATGCCCCGCCCGGCCCCGACTGGCGCCTTGCGGCGGAGGAGGCCGCGCATAGGGCCCTGGCGCTGGCCTTCGGCCAATACGGCCGGGCCGAATTGCGCCCGGCAGGGGATGAGCCCGCGGCGATCCGGGCGGTGCGGGCGCGGATCGCCGCCGGGGTCGCGGCGGGCGAGGCGCTGACCCTTGCCGAACTGGCCGCCGGGGTGGGGCTGAACCCGTCCTATCTGATCCGCAGCATGCGGCGGGCCACCGGGCTGACGCCGCATGCCCATGTCCTGCAGGCCCGCATCGGCCATGCCCGCCGGCTGCTGCTGGAGGGCGTGCCCGCCGCCGAGGCCGCGGTCGCGGCGGGGTTTTGCGACCAGGCGCATCTGATCCGGCAATTCCGCCGTCACCTGGGCGTCACCCCCGGCGCGCTGCTGCGGCATTAG
- a CDS encoding DUF2000 domain-containing protein, with product MPLKPVIILAADLPLGLKANFAAVLGMSLGRLRPDLLGAATATSDGIALPGITTVPLPVLGAPLPELPGLFAQAETLPLRLAYMRAAFEARDYSDYAARIAAAPLADHAPQAILLAGARKAVDRICGRLPLLR from the coding sequence ATGCCATTGAAACCCGTCATCATCCTGGCCGCAGACCTGCCGTTGGGGCTCAAAGCCAATTTCGCCGCCGTCCTGGGCATGAGCCTGGGCCGGCTGCGTCCCGACCTGCTGGGCGCGGCCACCGCCACGAGCGACGGCATCGCCTTGCCGGGCATCACCACCGTTCCCCTGCCGGTGCTAGGCGCGCCGTTGCCGGAGCTGCCCGGCCTTTTCGCCCAGGCCGAAACCTTGCCGCTGCGGCTGGCCTATATGCGCGCCGCCTTCGAGGCGCGGGACTATTCCGACTATGCCGCCCGCATCGCCGCCGCGCCGCTGGCGGATCACGCGCCGCAGGCCATCCTGCTGGCAGGCGCGCGCAAGGCGGTGGACCGGATCTGCGGCCGGCTGCCGCTACTGCGCTGA
- a CDS encoding LysE family translocator: MAEPQALLAIAGFALAASATPGPVNIIGAMIGARFGPRRALGFVSGATAGFLMLLLGFGAGLLAGTGWILALSRPMTLAGAAYLLWLAWRLLRGDGRVEWSGPAATAAPGFWSGVLVQGLNPKAWLAVLSSLSTFVMPLADPATGLAAFAALFGAICWLSLAAWAWGGARVGQGRLRAFNRGMALVLALSVAWMLARAFS; this comes from the coding sequence ATGGCCGAGCCGCAGGCCCTGCTGGCGATAGCCGGTTTCGCCCTGGCGGCCTCGGCCACGCCGGGGCCGGTCAATATCATCGGCGCCATGATTGGCGCGCGGTTCGGTCCGCGCCGGGCACTGGGTTTCGTCAGCGGGGCGACCGCGGGCTTCCTGATGCTGCTGCTGGGTTTTGGTGCCGGGCTGCTGGCGGGAACCGGCTGGATCCTGGCGCTGTCCCGGCCCATGACGCTGGCCGGCGCGGCCTATCTGCTGTGGCTGGCCTGGCGGCTGCTGCGCGGCGACGGCCGGGTCGAGTGGAGCGGTCCGGCAGCGACGGCCGCGCCCGGCTTCTGGTCCGGCGTCCTGGTGCAGGGGCTGAACCCCAAGGCCTGGCTGGCGGTCTTGTCCTCGCTCTCGACCTTCGTGATGCCGCTGGCCGATCCGGCGACGGGGCTGGCGGCGTTCGCGGCGCTTTTCGGCGCGATCTGCTGGCTTTCGCTTGCCGCATGGGCCTGGGGCGGGGCAAGGGTCGGACAGGGCCGGCTGCGGGCGTTCAACCGCGGCATGGCCCTGGTCCTGGCGCTATCCGTGGCCTGGATGCTGGCGCGGGCCTTCAGCTGA